In a single window of the Arachis hypogaea cultivar Tifrunner chromosome 6, arahy.Tifrunner.gnm2.J5K5, whole genome shotgun sequence genome:
- the LOC112805571 gene encoding protein FAR1-RELATED SEQUENCE 5-like → MRKDDVVRDNQGRIISRQLVCNKEGWRNMRYLDMDDRSREARSLTRTKCPARLRVKLDYGCGRWKVSCFVESHNHDLTPPQFAHLVPANRCITFTDRVQVENLHNFGVKSCHIMGYIAFQKSGYRHAGFTRKDLYNHIDRYHRAKVKNGDANAAINYLIGKSNNDPLFFGKYTFTSDERLEHIFWADGQSIIDYHCFGDIVAFDSTYKKNKYNKPLVIFSGCNHHGQTVIFGFGLLSDETTETYKWLLETFVEAMGGKSPKAIITDGDLAMRDAIKNVLPDATHRLCGWHLQRNACENIKNPNFMRDFKCLIYDNNDQRDFDQTWAAILDKHNLVGSTWMEKTFYVNRKNTLIDFMHNLDRALKEYRNNELIADFKSQCSEPVMITSLEVYERSASCYFTRNIFKEIRNEIQRAGALNITVLSTTLDKVEFSVTALGDLAKDRRVEVDRGKNLFSCSCKLFESRGIPCSHIFCAMKFENILEFPDSLIYKRWTKNAKNEFISTEMPVNDVIKRVLKFRVGALALNCNKLCDIACKDLADFDEVQSELVNLVIRLQSRKQGKSTPNVNVEGINDPFVVKSKGAPSKRSSWRKKRSCSNCHKYGHYYKRCPDLMQHSVEGNHRDRSYGNASAKDSGFSPERFANSSRSFSIKSEHHSGPNTKRFKKGGTRKFTATGMRNRKGKDNTFVEVKESQQDKIHSFTNYECDNDVIDDKCDTRHVHIDVRDQLPSSLPCGNKQGSYMALFASMHRTL, encoded by the exons ATGAGGAAGGACGACGTGGTTAGGGATAATCAAGGTAGAATCATTAGCAGGCAACTTGTTTGCAACAAAGAGGGCTGGAGAAATATGAGGTATCTTGATATGGATGATAGATCAAGGGAGGCAAGGTCACTAACGCGAACCAAGTGTCCAGCTCGGCTTAGGGTAAAGCTTGACTACGGCTGCGGTAGATGGAAGGTATCATGTTTTGTGGAATCTCACAACCACGATCTGACGCCACCCCAATTTGCGCATCTGGTACCGGCCAATCGTTGTATAACTTTCACTGATAGAGTTCAAGTggaaaatcttcataattttggtGTCAAGAGCTGCCATATTATGGGGTATATTGCATTCCAGAAGAGTGGATATCGTCATGCTGGCTTCACACGGAAAGATTTGTATAACCACATCGATCGCTATCATCGGGCAAAAGTTAAAAACGGGGATGCCAATGCGGCAATAAACTATTTGATTGGCAAGTCAAACAACGATCCGCTGTTCTTTGGAAAGTATACGTTCACTAGTGACGAAAGGCTGGAGCATATTTTCTGGGCAGATGGGCAGTCAATTATCGACTATCACTGCTTTGGAGATATTGTTGCCTTTGATTCAACCTACAAGAAGAATAAATACAACAAGCCTTTGGTCATTTTCTCTGGATGCAATCATCACGGGCAGACTGTTATCTTCGGCTTCGGCCTACTATCCGACGAAACCACAGAGACGTATAAGTGGTTGTTGGAAACCTTTGTTGAAGCGATGGGTGGGAAAAGTCCAAAAGCAATAATAACTGACGGAGACCTTGCCATGCGAGATGCAATCAAGAATGTTCTGCCTGATGCGACCCATCGGTTATGCGGATGGCATCTACAGAGAAATGCATGTGAAAATATAAAGAATCCTAATTTCATGCGCGATTTTAAGTGTCTTATATACGATAACAACGACCAGAGAGACTTTGATCAGACATGGGCAGCCATTTTGGATAAGCACAACCTTGTTGGAAGTACTTGGATGGAAAAGAC ATTTTATGTTAATCGCAAGAACACCCTCATTGACTTCATGCATAACCTGGATAGGGCCTTAAAGGAGTATAGAAACAACGAGTTAATAGCTGACTTTAAGTCTCAGTGCTCAGAGCCAGTGATGATTACCTCGTTGGAGGTATATGAAAGATCTGCATCATGTTATTTCACGCGAAACATTTTCAAGGAAATTCGTAATGAGATTCAGAGGGCAGGGGCTTTGAATATAACGGTACTAAGCACAACTTTGGACAAGGTAGAGTTTAGTGTGACTGCTCTCGGAGACCTGGCCAAAGATCGACGGGTGGAAGTCGATAGAGGTAAGAATCTGTTCTCGTGCTCGTGCAAGCTGTTTGAATCACGTGGTATTCCCTGTAGTCATATCTTCTGTGCCATGAAGTTCGAAAACATACTTGAGTTTCCAGATTCGTTGATATACAAAAGGTGGACAAAAAATGCAAAGAACGAATTTATTAGCACAGAAATGCCTGTGAATGATGTCATCAAAAGGGTCTTAAAGTTTCGAGTTGGAGCATTGGCATTGAATTGCAACAAGCTGTGTGATATTGCTTGCAAGGATCTTGCAGACTTTGATGAAGTCCAGTCTGAACTTGTCAATTTAGTTATCCGCCTGCAGTCACGCAAACAAGGCAAGTCAACTCCTAATGTTAACGTGGAAGGCATCAACGATCCCTTTGTTGTCAAAAGCAAAGGAGCCCCTTCCAAGAGGTCTTCTTGGAGGAAGAAGAGATCATGCTCTAATTGCCACAAGTACGGTCATTACTACAAGCGCTGTCCAGATTTGATGCAGCATAGTGTGGAAGGTAACCATCGCGATCGATCATACGGCAATGCATCAGCCAAGGACTCAGGTTTTAGTCCAGAAAGGTTTGCTAATTCTTCGAGGTCGTTCTCAATTAAGTCCGAACACCACTCAGGACCTAATACCAAG CGTTTTAAAAAGGGTGGAACAAGGAAGTTTACGGCGACGGGTATGAGGAACCGGAAGGGTAAAGACAACACTTTTGTCGag GTGAAGGAGTCACAGCAGGACAAGATACATTCATTCACGAACTATGAATGCGATAATGATGTCATTGATGATAAATGTGACACACGACATGTGCATATCGATGTCCGAGATCAGTTACCATCGTCACTGCCTTGTGGCAACAAACAAGGATCGTACATGGCATTGTTCGCGTCGATGCATAGGACACTTTGA